DNA from Aggregatimonas sangjinii:
AACAAAAAGGGGATGGTCGCGACCGAGATAATCAGTAAAAAACCATGTACGATGGCCGAGACCTTGGTTTTTCCTCCAGATTGAATATTCGCCGAAGATCGAACGATTACCTGTGTAATAGGCAGACCGCCGATAAAACCCGAAATGATGTTTCCAGCTCCCTGCGCCAAAAGCTCACGGTTGGTGGGTGTCACCCTTTTTTCGGGATCCAACTTATCCGTGGCCTCTACACAGAGCAGCGTCTCTAAGCTGGCGACGAGTGCAATGGTAAAAGCCGTTATTAAAACCGGTGTGGTAAATGCCTGACTCCAATCCGGAGTCGTAAACTGGGTGAGTAAAGTGTCGGTTTCGCGATCCTCGCTCAAGGAAACCAAATGTTCGGCTGCTATACCATACTCGGTTCCTTTTGTCATCACGTAATAAACAATGCCTACCACAACTGCGACCAAGGGCCCTTGAACCAGTTCAAAAAATTTGCCTTTCTTGATAAGGACATTACTCCACAAAATTAAAATTCCCAACGCCGTGAAACCAATAAGGGTAGGCCCGAGACTCGGATCGCCTATGGCATTGATTATTTCAGAAAACGTATTTTCCCCATCAATTTGAAAGAAAGCAAAATCGCCCTCTGGGTCGTCGTCGTCACCGAAAAAGTGCGGAATCTGTTTTAGTATAATAATAATACCTATCCCGGTAAGCATACCGCGGATTACGGAACTTGGGAAATAATATCCGATAATGCCCAATCTGGCGATTCCGAATATCAATTGAATGACCCCGCCTATGACTACAGCGGATAAAAAGATCTGAAAGCCTAAATCATCGATAGCGACAAGGACGATGGCGGCCAAACCTGCCGCTGGACCACTGACACCAATTTGCGAGCCACTTAAGGCTCCTACTACGATACCACCTACGATACCAGCGATAAGGCCCGAGAACAAAGGTGCCCCACTAGCTAATGCAATACCCAAGCATAAAGGTAAGGCGACAAAGAAAACAACGATACTTGCCGGCAAGTCGTTCTTCAAATGTTTGAACATATAATGTAATTTTTTCCCCGATAAAACATCAAGGATGGTTAGTCAATTAGAATTTTTGATATTGATAATCACGAAATGCTTTCCGGAGGAGGAAGTACAATGGTTTTCAAAAAGCAGTAGTTTCTCTCCAAATAAAAAGAGGACATCGCAGAATCGGTAATGCAAAATGCAGAAGGGAAATAAGGTTCATAACTGAAGAGGAAATCTTTTTCTACGACCTCTTTTTTTTCTTCTTCCTCGCCTAAATCCAATACAAATCCGTTGACGTTGTCCATTCCAGAAATAGTAATTATGGCAGGGGCCATTATTGCGGTGGCCAAGAAAAAGGATA
Protein-coding regions in this window:
- a CDS encoding SulP family inorganic anion transporter, yielding MFKHLKNDLPASIVVFFVALPLCLGIALASGAPLFSGLIAGIVGGIVVGALSGSQIGVSGPAAGLAAIVLVAIDDLGFQIFLSAVVIGGVIQLIFGIARLGIIGYYFPSSVIRGMLTGIGIIIILKQIPHFFGDDDDPEGDFAFFQIDGENTFSEIINAIGDPSLGPTLIGFTALGILILWSNVLIKKGKFFELVQGPLVAVVVGIVYYVMTKGTEYGIAAEHLVSLSEDRETDTLLTQFTTPDWSQAFTTPVLITAFTIALVASLETLLCVEATDKLDPEKRVTPTNRELLAQGAGNIISGFIGGLPITQVIVRSSANIQSGGKTKVSAIVHGFLLIISVATIPFLLQMIPLSVLAAVLFIVGYKLAKPSTFKAMYKGGWKQFVPFIVTVLGIVFTDLLKGLAMGLAVGIVIVLYKSYKNSHFLHMENEDPTDGKIKMTLAEEVTFFNKGAILKELDALPENSFLELDVRKTRYLDPDIIEILDDFNAKARNRNITIQLVSERGTVENPDSFIDFFRLRPLEK